One region of Gossypium raimondii isolate GPD5lz chromosome 6, ASM2569854v1, whole genome shotgun sequence genomic DNA includes:
- the LOC105772640 gene encoding uncharacterized protein LOC105772640: MKLKQLETLLGDLQQFTTPKVELEQYPTGPHIASRLLYTAENSFDDISNKVVADFGCGCGTLGAAAALLGAEQVIGIDIDPQSLEIASMNAEDLELDIDFVQCDISNLGWRGQIVDTVVMNPPFGTRKKGIDMDFLFVALKVASQAVYSLHKTSTRDYIKRTALRDLNASSAEVLCELRFDVPQLYKFHKKKEVDIAVDLWRFVPKRSQVKDN; the protein is encoded by the exons ATGAAGCTGAAACAACTAGAAACCCTCTTAGGCGATCTTCAACAATTCACTACCCCAAAG GTGGAGCTGGAACAGTACCCAACTGGACCTCATATCGCTTCTCGCTTGCTTTACACT gCTGAGAATTCATTTGATGATATTAGCAACAAAGTGGTCGCAGATTTTGGTTGTGGATGTGGCACTCTAGGTGCTGCTGCTGCTCTCTTGGGCGCTGA GCAGGTTATTGGCATTGATATTGATCCTCAATCTCTTGAAATAGCTTCAATGAATGCAGAAGATCTTGAG TTGGACATAGATTTTGTTCAATGTGACATCAGTAACCTAGGATGGAGAG GTCAAATTGTTGATACTGTTGTGATGAATCCTCCATTTGGAACTCGAAAGAAGGGTATTGACATGGATTTTCTATTTGTGGCATTGAAG GTAGCTTCTCAAGCTGTTTATTCCTTGCATAAGACCTCAACAAGAGAT TATATCAAAAGGACCGCCTTGAGGGACTTAAATGCTAGCAGCGCTGAGGTCTTGTGTGAG CTCCGTTTTGATGTTCCTCAACTATACAAGTTTCACAAGAAAAAGGAGGTAGATATTGCTGTAGATCTATGGCGATTTGTACCTAAAAGGAGTCAGGTAAAGGACAATTAG
- the LOC105772638 gene encoding polyprotein of EF-Ts, chloroplastic isoform X1, producing MTPVIPCSVSNITFIPGAACTVRKNTSLTGCSSSRKHTRYALPSQRFILPLSTSVTSFRKYGTGYALHGKLGICLSTAGTDVAVEESDSSVTKVSSGGSEIPSDAVETSENTTSQPDSTPPTQSKRARPVRKSEMPPVKNEELIPGAMFTGKVRSIQPFGAFVDFGAFTDGLVHVSRLSNSFVKDVASFVSVGQEVQVRLVEVNTESGRISLSMRENDDASKRLPRKDGPASTDKARSSRKNASKSSSKKDFKSSKFVKGQELDGTVKNLTRSGAFISLPEGEEGFLPQSEEADDGLMSMMGNSSLQIGQEVKVRVLRITRGQVTLTMKKEEDDDKLDSQLSQGVVYAATNPFMLAFRKNKEIAAFLDQREKAEKVEVQPAANVETTTVSTAVDETVVKETDAIAEIANKDEETAEKEIDDSFEELSPESGGQVPLAGVVESDEIAGSSGEVVDQVTSEYSVDEESTQKDVVQEEAPLAEDETSVAASVQEEEIGSIPEEQAETPLAEDKTPSAASVQEEEIGAVPDENGNVASSVVQPDVTDPKDAEDTVENEASPDPPQESADDLIKSSGSEAVEEVENQPKDTKDEVQIETPVSKDEIPSTSEVEEADSAPQKNDEVTDSNGSMSKENVTTAATISPALVKQLREETGAGMMDCKKALAETGGDIVKAQEFLRKKGLASAEKKSSRVTAEGRIGSYIHDSRIGILVEVNCETDFVSRGDIFKELVDDLAMQVAACPQVQYLVPEDVPEEIVNKEREIEMQKEDLLSKPEQIRSKIVEGRIQKRIDELALLEQPYIKNDKMVVKDWVKQTIATIGENIKVKRFVRFNLGEGLEKKSQDFAAEVAAQTATKPVTTAGKEQSTSVEVMETDEKPKPAVSAALVKQLREETGAGMMDCKKALSETGGDLEKAQEYLRKKGLSTADKKSSRLAAEGRIGSYIHDSRIGVLIEVNCETDFVGRSEKFKELVDDLAMQVVASPQVQFVSIEDIPEGIVSKEKELEMQRDDLASKPENIREKIVEGRVSKRLGELALLEQPFIKDDSLLVKDLVKQTVAALGENIKVRRFVRFTLGEKTEDTKTGN from the exons ATGACTCCTGTGATCCCATGTTCTGTTAGCAACATTACATTCATCCCTGGAGCTGCCTGTACAGTAAGGAAGAACACTAGTTTGACAGGATGCAGTTCATCAAGGAAACACACGAGATATGCTTTACCCTCTCAGAGATTCATCCTACCTCTATCAACCTCTGTTACTTCATTTCGAAAATACGGAACAGGGTATGCCTTACATGGAAAACTGGGAATTTGTTTATCAACCGCAGGGACTGATGTGGCAGTGGAGGAATCCGATTCGTCTGTGACAAAAGTTTCCAGTGGAGGATCCGAAATACCTTCAGATGCAGTTGAAACAAGTGAAAATACGACTAGCCAACCAGATTCTACTCCTCCAACTCAATCAAAACGAGCAAGACCTGTTAGGAAAAGTGAGATGCCACCTGTAAAGAATGAGGAGCTTATTCCTGGTGCAATGTTTACTGGGAAAGTAAGATCAATCCAACCATTTGGTGCTTTTGTTGATTTTGGAGCTTTCACAGATGGACTGGTGCATGTTTCCAGGTTGAGCAACAGCTTTGTTAAGGATGTTGCAAGTTTTGTTTCTGTTGGACAAGAGGTGCAGGTGAGGTTAGTTGAAGTAAACACTGAAAGTGGGAGGATATCTCTTTCCATGCGTGAAAATGATGATGCTAGTAAGCGCCTGCCACGGAAAGATGGTCCTGCGAGTACTGATAAGGCAAGGTCTTCCAGGAAGAATGCTTCAAAGTCCAGCTCAAAAAAAGATTTCAAAAGCTCAAAATTCGTCAAGGGACAAGAACTAGATGGCACGGTAAAGAATTTAACTAGGTCTGGTGCTTTCATATCTCTCCCTGAGGGGGAAGAAGGATTCTTGCCCCAATCAGAAGAAGCTGATGACGGACTTATGAGCATGATGGGGAACTCATCGCTGCAAATTGGCCAAGAAGTCAAAGTTCGTGTGCTGCGCATTACAAGGGGACAGGTAACCTTGACGATGAAGAAAGAAGAGGATGATGACAAATTGGACTCACAGCTTAGCCAAGGTGTGGTGTACGCTGCAACAAATCCCTTTATGCTGGCTTTCCGTAAGAATAAGGAGATTGCTGCATTTTTGGATCAGAGAGAAAAGGCAGAGAAAGTAGAGGTTCAACCGGCAGCTAATGTGGAGACAACCACTGTCTCTACTGCAGTGGATGAAACAGTGGTAAAGGAAACAGATGCAATAGCTGAGATTGCGAACAAGGATGAGGAAACTGCAGAGAAGGAAATAGATGACAGTTTTGAAGAGTTGTCTCCTGAAAGTGGTGGACAAGTTCCTTTGGCGGGTGTGGTGGAAAGTGATGAAATAGCTGGATCATCTGGAGAAGTAGTTGACCAAGTGACTTCCGAATATTCAGTTGATGAAGAGTCTACACAAAAAGATGTAGTACAAGAGGAAGCTCCCCTAGCTGAGGATGAAACATCGGTTGCTGCATCAGTTCAGGAGGAAGAAATCGGAAGTATTCCTGAAGAGCAGGCAGAAACACCTCTAGCAGAGGATAAAACTCCCTCTGCTGCATCTGttcaagaagaagaaattggAGCTGTTCCGGATGAAAATGGCAATGTTGCCAGTTCAGTTGTACAACCAGATGTTACTGATCCCAAAGATGCCGAAG ATACAGTGGAAAACGAGGCAAGTCCTGATCCTCCTCAAGAATCAGCTGATGATCTGATTAAGTCTTCAGGAAGTGAAGCAGTTGAAGAAGTAGAAAATCAACCCAAGGATACCAAGGATGAAGTGCAAATAGAGACACCAGTTTCTAAGGATGAAATTCCTTCTACTTCTGAAGTTGAAGAAGCAGACTCTGCACCTCAAAAGAACGACGAGGTTACTGATTCAAATGGCTCTATGTCCAAGGAAAATGTGACTACAG CAGCAACTATATCACCGGCTCTAGTAAAGCAGCTCCGTGAAGAAACCGGAGCGGGAATGATGGATTGCAAGAAAGCACTCGCAGAGACTGGAGGGGATATTGTTAAAGCTCAGGAGTTTCTCCGCAAGAAAGGCTTGGCAAGTGCGGAAAAAAAATCCAGCCGAGTCACTGCTGAAGGAAGAATAGGTTCTTACATTCACGATAGCAGGATTGGTATCCTAGTAGAGGTTAACTGCGAGACAGATTTCGTCTCACGGGGTGACATTTTTAAGGAGCTTGTTGATGATCTAGCCATGCAGGTTGCTGCTTGCCCTCAAGTACAATATCTTGTTCCAGAAGATGTTCCTGAGGAGATTGTaaacaaagaaagagaaataGAGATGCAAAAGGAAGATCTCTTATCTAAACCGGAACAGATTAGATCAAAGATTGTTGAAGGACGGATACAGAAGAGAATTGACGAGTTGGCTTTACTTGAGCAACCCTACATTAAGAATGACAAGATGGTGGTGAAAGATTGGGTAAAGCAGACTATTGCAACCATTGGAGAGAACATAAAAGTGAAAAGATTTGTGAGGTTCAATCTTGGAGAGGGGCTGGAGAAGAAAAGTCAGGATTTTGCTGCTGAAGTGGCTGCCCAAACCGCCACAAAACCCGTTACTACCGCTGGAAAAGAGCAATCAACTTCAGTGGAAGTCATGGAAACTGATGAGAA ACCAAAACCAGCTGTCTCTGCCGCACTTGTTAAACAACTACGTGAAGAAACAGGAGCCGGGATGATGGACTGCAAGAAAGCTCTGTCTGAAACCGGAGGTGATCTTGAGAAGGCTCAGGAATACCTTAGAAAGAAGGGCCTATCAACTGCTGACAAGAAATCCAGCCGGCTCGCTGCTGAAGGCAGAATTGGTTCCTACATTCATGACTCGAGGATTGGTGTACTAATTGAAGTCAACTGTGAGACCGACTTTGTTGGTAGAAGTGAAAAGTTCAAGGAGTTGGTTGATGACCTAGCAATGCAAGTTGTGGCCAGTCCACAAGTGCAGTTTGTATCCATTGAAGACATTCCAGAGGGTATCGTGAGTAAAGAAAAAGAGCTGGAGATGCAAAGAGATGATCTCGCATCTAAACCAGAGAACATTAGAGAGAAAATAGTGGAAGGCAGAGTTTCAAAGAGGCTTGGAGAGCTTGCCCTTTTGGAACAGCCCTTCATTAAGGATGACAGTCTGCTGGTTAAAGACTTGGTAAAGCAAACTGTTGCAGCACTTGGAGAGAACATAAAAGTCCGAAGGTTTGTTCGATTTACACTTGGAGAGAAAACTGAAGATACCAAAACAGGTAACTGA
- the LOC105772638 gene encoding polyprotein of EF-Ts, chloroplastic isoform X2 has product MTPVIPCSVSNITFIPGAACTVRKNTSLTGCSSSRKHTRYALPSQRFILPLSTSVTSFRKYGTGYALHGKLGICLSTAGTDVAVEESDSSVTKVSSGGSEIPSDAVETSENTTSQPDSTPPTQSKRARPVRKSEMPPVKNEELIPGAMFTGKVRSIQPFGAFVDFGAFTDGLVHVSRLSNSFVKDVASFVSVGQEVQVRLVEVNTESGRISLSMRENDDASKRLPRKDGPASTDKARSSRKNASKSSSKKDFKSSKFVKGQELDGTVKNLTRSGAFISLPEGEEGFLPQSEEADDGLMSMMGNSSLQIGQEVKVRVLRITRGQVTLTMKKEEDDDKLDSQLSQGVVYAATNPFMLAFRKNKEIAAFLDQREKAEKVEVQPAANVETTTVSTAVDETVVKETDAIAEIANKDEETAEKEIDDSFEELSPESGGQVPLAGVVESDEIAGSSGEVVDQVTSEYSVDEESTQKDVVQEEAPLAEDETSVAASVQEEEIGSIPEEQAETPLAEDKTPSAASVQEEEIGAVPDENGNVASSVVQPDVTDPKDAEDTVENEASPDPPQESADDLIKSSGSEAVEEVENQPKDTKDEVQIETPVSKDEIPSTSEVEEADSAPQKNDEVTDSNGSMSKENVTTATISPALVKQLREETGAGMMDCKKALAETGGDIVKAQEFLRKKGLASAEKKSSRVTAEGRIGSYIHDSRIGILVEVNCETDFVSRGDIFKELVDDLAMQVAACPQVQYLVPEDVPEEIVNKEREIEMQKEDLLSKPEQIRSKIVEGRIQKRIDELALLEQPYIKNDKMVVKDWVKQTIATIGENIKVKRFVRFNLGEGLEKKSQDFAAEVAAQTATKPVTTAGKEQSTSVEVMETDEKPKPAVSAALVKQLREETGAGMMDCKKALSETGGDLEKAQEYLRKKGLSTADKKSSRLAAEGRIGSYIHDSRIGVLIEVNCETDFVGRSEKFKELVDDLAMQVVASPQVQFVSIEDIPEGIVSKEKELEMQRDDLASKPENIREKIVEGRVSKRLGELALLEQPFIKDDSLLVKDLVKQTVAALGENIKVRRFVRFTLGEKTEDTKTGN; this is encoded by the exons ATGACTCCTGTGATCCCATGTTCTGTTAGCAACATTACATTCATCCCTGGAGCTGCCTGTACAGTAAGGAAGAACACTAGTTTGACAGGATGCAGTTCATCAAGGAAACACACGAGATATGCTTTACCCTCTCAGAGATTCATCCTACCTCTATCAACCTCTGTTACTTCATTTCGAAAATACGGAACAGGGTATGCCTTACATGGAAAACTGGGAATTTGTTTATCAACCGCAGGGACTGATGTGGCAGTGGAGGAATCCGATTCGTCTGTGACAAAAGTTTCCAGTGGAGGATCCGAAATACCTTCAGATGCAGTTGAAACAAGTGAAAATACGACTAGCCAACCAGATTCTACTCCTCCAACTCAATCAAAACGAGCAAGACCTGTTAGGAAAAGTGAGATGCCACCTGTAAAGAATGAGGAGCTTATTCCTGGTGCAATGTTTACTGGGAAAGTAAGATCAATCCAACCATTTGGTGCTTTTGTTGATTTTGGAGCTTTCACAGATGGACTGGTGCATGTTTCCAGGTTGAGCAACAGCTTTGTTAAGGATGTTGCAAGTTTTGTTTCTGTTGGACAAGAGGTGCAGGTGAGGTTAGTTGAAGTAAACACTGAAAGTGGGAGGATATCTCTTTCCATGCGTGAAAATGATGATGCTAGTAAGCGCCTGCCACGGAAAGATGGTCCTGCGAGTACTGATAAGGCAAGGTCTTCCAGGAAGAATGCTTCAAAGTCCAGCTCAAAAAAAGATTTCAAAAGCTCAAAATTCGTCAAGGGACAAGAACTAGATGGCACGGTAAAGAATTTAACTAGGTCTGGTGCTTTCATATCTCTCCCTGAGGGGGAAGAAGGATTCTTGCCCCAATCAGAAGAAGCTGATGACGGACTTATGAGCATGATGGGGAACTCATCGCTGCAAATTGGCCAAGAAGTCAAAGTTCGTGTGCTGCGCATTACAAGGGGACAGGTAACCTTGACGATGAAGAAAGAAGAGGATGATGACAAATTGGACTCACAGCTTAGCCAAGGTGTGGTGTACGCTGCAACAAATCCCTTTATGCTGGCTTTCCGTAAGAATAAGGAGATTGCTGCATTTTTGGATCAGAGAGAAAAGGCAGAGAAAGTAGAGGTTCAACCGGCAGCTAATGTGGAGACAACCACTGTCTCTACTGCAGTGGATGAAACAGTGGTAAAGGAAACAGATGCAATAGCTGAGATTGCGAACAAGGATGAGGAAACTGCAGAGAAGGAAATAGATGACAGTTTTGAAGAGTTGTCTCCTGAAAGTGGTGGACAAGTTCCTTTGGCGGGTGTGGTGGAAAGTGATGAAATAGCTGGATCATCTGGAGAAGTAGTTGACCAAGTGACTTCCGAATATTCAGTTGATGAAGAGTCTACACAAAAAGATGTAGTACAAGAGGAAGCTCCCCTAGCTGAGGATGAAACATCGGTTGCTGCATCAGTTCAGGAGGAAGAAATCGGAAGTATTCCTGAAGAGCAGGCAGAAACACCTCTAGCAGAGGATAAAACTCCCTCTGCTGCATCTGttcaagaagaagaaattggAGCTGTTCCGGATGAAAATGGCAATGTTGCCAGTTCAGTTGTACAACCAGATGTTACTGATCCCAAAGATGCCGAAG ATACAGTGGAAAACGAGGCAAGTCCTGATCCTCCTCAAGAATCAGCTGATGATCTGATTAAGTCTTCAGGAAGTGAAGCAGTTGAAGAAGTAGAAAATCAACCCAAGGATACCAAGGATGAAGTGCAAATAGAGACACCAGTTTCTAAGGATGAAATTCCTTCTACTTCTGAAGTTGAAGAAGCAGACTCTGCACCTCAAAAGAACGACGAGGTTACTGATTCAAATGGCTCTATGTCCAAGGAAAATGTGACTACAG CAACTATATCACCGGCTCTAGTAAAGCAGCTCCGTGAAGAAACCGGAGCGGGAATGATGGATTGCAAGAAAGCACTCGCAGAGACTGGAGGGGATATTGTTAAAGCTCAGGAGTTTCTCCGCAAGAAAGGCTTGGCAAGTGCGGAAAAAAAATCCAGCCGAGTCACTGCTGAAGGAAGAATAGGTTCTTACATTCACGATAGCAGGATTGGTATCCTAGTAGAGGTTAACTGCGAGACAGATTTCGTCTCACGGGGTGACATTTTTAAGGAGCTTGTTGATGATCTAGCCATGCAGGTTGCTGCTTGCCCTCAAGTACAATATCTTGTTCCAGAAGATGTTCCTGAGGAGATTGTaaacaaagaaagagaaataGAGATGCAAAAGGAAGATCTCTTATCTAAACCGGAACAGATTAGATCAAAGATTGTTGAAGGACGGATACAGAAGAGAATTGACGAGTTGGCTTTACTTGAGCAACCCTACATTAAGAATGACAAGATGGTGGTGAAAGATTGGGTAAAGCAGACTATTGCAACCATTGGAGAGAACATAAAAGTGAAAAGATTTGTGAGGTTCAATCTTGGAGAGGGGCTGGAGAAGAAAAGTCAGGATTTTGCTGCTGAAGTGGCTGCCCAAACCGCCACAAAACCCGTTACTACCGCTGGAAAAGAGCAATCAACTTCAGTGGAAGTCATGGAAACTGATGAGAA ACCAAAACCAGCTGTCTCTGCCGCACTTGTTAAACAACTACGTGAAGAAACAGGAGCCGGGATGATGGACTGCAAGAAAGCTCTGTCTGAAACCGGAGGTGATCTTGAGAAGGCTCAGGAATACCTTAGAAAGAAGGGCCTATCAACTGCTGACAAGAAATCCAGCCGGCTCGCTGCTGAAGGCAGAATTGGTTCCTACATTCATGACTCGAGGATTGGTGTACTAATTGAAGTCAACTGTGAGACCGACTTTGTTGGTAGAAGTGAAAAGTTCAAGGAGTTGGTTGATGACCTAGCAATGCAAGTTGTGGCCAGTCCACAAGTGCAGTTTGTATCCATTGAAGACATTCCAGAGGGTATCGTGAGTAAAGAAAAAGAGCTGGAGATGCAAAGAGATGATCTCGCATCTAAACCAGAGAACATTAGAGAGAAAATAGTGGAAGGCAGAGTTTCAAAGAGGCTTGGAGAGCTTGCCCTTTTGGAACAGCCCTTCATTAAGGATGACAGTCTGCTGGTTAAAGACTTGGTAAAGCAAACTGTTGCAGCACTTGGAGAGAACATAAAAGTCCGAAGGTTTGTTCGATTTACACTTGGAGAGAAAACTGAAGATACCAAAACAGGTAACTGA